The window CTGAAGGTTCACCGGCAACCTACACGCAGACCCTGGAAAACGGCAACGATATTAGCGCTCAGGCAAATAAAATAACCTATTTCCAAGTCGAACAGCGTCTCGAGCTCAGCGGGGACGCGAGAATCTCTCAGGGCACAAGCAGTTCAAGCGGAGATACGATCGTCTACGACTTAGCCGCACAGACGATCTCTGCAAGCAGCTCTGATGCCGATAACGGGCGCGTAATTACGATATTTACGCCGAAAACAAAAGACGACAAAACCGACAACGAGAACCGTTAATTATGGCCACCTTACGAGTCAAACATCTTGCCAAAAGCTTTAAGCGTCGTCAGGTTGTAAAGGACGTTAGCCTGGAGGTCAGTCAGGGCCAGATTATTGGGCTCTTAGGACCCAATGGTGCGGGAAAAACAACGACGTTTTATATGATTGTCGGCTTAATCAACAGCGACAAAGGCCAGATTTCACTAGACAAAGACGACCTAACGTCTCTGCCAATGCATGAGCGCGCTCGCCGCGGAATTGGTTATCTACCGCAAGAAGCATCGATTTTCAGAAAGCTGACCGTGCGCGATAACCTCATGGCGATATTAGAAACCCGTAAAGAGCTTTCAGCGGACGCTCGCGAAGAACAGCTCGACTCGCTTCTTGAAGAGTTCAATATTGGTCATATCGCGAACAGTCTGGGGATGAGCTTATCCGGCGGTGAGAGACGTCGTGTCGAAATTGCCCGCGCCCTTGCCGCAGAGCCCACGTTTATTCTTCTGGATGAGCCCTTTGCAGGCGTCGACCCAATTTCGGTTATCGACATTAAGAAAATTGTTGAACATTTAAAGCAGCGTGGTATTGGTGTACTTATTACAGACCACAATGTCAGAGAAACCTTGTCCGTTTGTGAGCATGCGTACATTGTTAGTCACGGAGAACTTATTGCCAGCGGAGATGCAGAAAGTATATTATCGAATCAACAGGTTAAAGATGTTTACCTCGGTGAGCAGTTCACCCTTTAACGTGATACCGGGACGATAACCATGAGACAAAGTCTGCAGCTAAAAATTGGTCAGCAACTGACCATGACGCCTCAGTTACAACAAGCGATACGCTTGCTGCAGCTTTCTTCGCTCGACTTACAGGCTGAAATTCAGGACGCGCTGGACAATAACCCGTTACTGGAAGTTGAAAGCGAACAACCTCATGACGGTGACAGCACCGATTCCCTTCACTCGTCAAATAAAGACGACAGTCAGCGTGAAACCTCCGATGTTATAAAAACTCAGGAAATGCCAGAAGATCTCCCTGTGGACAGCACATGGGATGATACCTATTCATCGCCGACTCCTGCTACCGGAGCGGCCTCAAACGGCAAATCCTACGACGGTGACTATGAGGTGTACCAAGGCTCAACGAGCGAGTCTTTGCAAGACCATCTGATTTGGCAAATGCAACTGTCGCACTTTTCTGAAGAAGACACTGCGATTGGCGAAGCCATTATCGAAGCCATTGACGACAATGGTTATTTAACAACGGATATTGAAGACATTATTGAGTCTGTGCACTTGCCCGAGGTTGGTGAAGAAGAAGTCTGCATGGTACTCAAGCGCATCCAACACTTTGACCCAGTCGGTGTCGGCGCACGTACCGTCAGCGAGTGCCTGGCGATTCAATTACGACAACTGGACGACAGCACGCCGTTTAAGCTCGCTGCTATCACTCTGGTTAGCGAGCATATGGACTTGCTGGGCAACCGAGACTTCCGCAATATCCAGAAAAAGCTCAAATTAACCGAAAATGACTTACGTGAAGTCATGCGGCTGATTCAGCAAATGCACCCGCACCCGGGCGAACAAGTTGCTCAACAAGAAGTTGAGTACGTGATTCCTGACGTTGCGGTCATGAAAAAGAATGGTCGCTGGGTGGTCGAATTAAACCCGGATAGCGTACCTAAATTAAAGGTCAATGAAGAATACGCGGCACTGAGTAAAGCGGCGAAGTCCTCGGCAGACAGTCAGTACATTAAAAACCATACACAGGAAGCGCGTTGGTTTATTAAAAGTCTGGAGAGTCGCAATGAAACGCTGTTGAAAGTTGCCAACTGTATTGTTCAGCGCCAGCAGGGCTTTTTTGAGTACGGTGAAGAGGCCATGAAACCGATGGTACTCAATGATGTCGCTGAAGCCGTGGAAATGCATGAAAGCACCATTTCACGGGTAACAACGCAGAAGTTTCTGCACTGCCCACGAGGCATTTTTGAATTAAAATACTTTTTCTCTAGCCATGTCAGTACAGAAGGTGGAGGTGAGTGTTCAAGTACCGCAATACGTGCTTTAATTAAGAAGTTAGTCGCTGCAGAAAACCGTAGCAAACCATTAAGCGACAGCAAAATCGCTGAACTGATAGCCGAGCAAGGCATCAAAGTAGCGAGGAGGACAATTGCGAAGTACCGGGAATCACTGAATATTCCCTCATCGAGTCAACGCAAGAGTCTTTTATAACTTGTAAACTGCAGAAGGAAGACGTTATGCAAATTAATCTTACTGGTCATCATATCGATATCACTGAGTCTCTGCGTGAGTATGTGGACACAAAATTTGCTAAGTTAGAGCGCCATTTTGACCATATCACCAACGTTCACGTCATCCTTAATGTTGAAAAAACGAATCAAAAAGCGGAAGCTACAGTGCACCTGAACGGCGGCGAGATTTTCGCTGACTCTGTTCACGATGATATGTACGCAGCCATTGATGGTTTAATCGATAAGCTTGACCGTCAGGTTATTAAACACAAAGAAAAAATGAAAAAGCATTAGTCCATGCAAATAAGTGAGTTGTTAAGCCCCGACTGCACCAAGTGTGCAGTCGAGGGTGCAAGTAAAAAGCGATTATTAGAAACCATTAGCCAAATTGTTGCGCCAAAACTGTCAGGCATTACTCGTCATGACATTTTTGAAAGCCTTATAAACCGCGAGCGCTTGGGAAGTACCGGCATTGGTTTAGGTATTGCGATACCCCATGGACGACTCGCTAAAGCCAGCCATCCGGTTGCCGTATTATTGACGTTAGACGAACCAATCGAGTTTGACGCGATTGATAACCAACCTGTGGACATTATTTTTGCGCTGTTAGTGCCAGAATCAGAGCATGAAAATCATTTGCAGACATTAGCAGCCGTTGCCCGTCGCATGAATGACAAAGACTGCACCCGCGCACTTCGGAACGCTGACAGTGACAACGCACTCTATCAATTATTTATTGGGGAAGGTGAAGATAAGCCATGCAACTGATTATTGTCAGTGGTCGCTCGGGATCGGGTAAAACAATCGCCCTTCGAGTACTCGAGGATCTTGGCTTTTACTGCGTCGACAACTTACCCATTAGCCTACTCCCCACGCTGGTTCATGCGGTCATGGAGCAATATTCAAAAATTGCCATCAGCATTGACGTTAGAAACCTGCCTGAACATTCGGAAGAGCTGCTCGACTCGCTGAATTTTTTACCCAAAGGGGTCGAACCAGAAGTACTGTTCATTGATGCCGACGACAACACCTTACTGAAGCGCTTTGGTGAAACACGCCGTTTGCACCCGCTCTCACAAAAAGAGTTACCTTTAGTTGATGCGCTTCAGGCAGAACGAAAGTTGCTCGAACCAATTATGGAGCGCGCCACATGGCGCCTGGACAGCAGTGACTTATCGTTACACCAGTTAAGTGAAGAAGTGCGCGAGCGTGTGCTCGGCCGGGCAGACAAAAAACTGATTATCGTTTTTCAGTCTTTTGGTTTTAAGTATGGACTGCCGAAAGACGCTGATTTTGTATTTGATGCACGCATATTACCAAACCCGCACTGGCAACCTGAACTGAAGTTGCTAACCGG is drawn from Idiomarina piscisalsi and contains these coding sequences:
- the lptB gene encoding LPS export ABC transporter ATP-binding protein gives rise to the protein MATLRVKHLAKSFKRRQVVKDVSLEVSQGQIIGLLGPNGAGKTTTFYMIVGLINSDKGQISLDKDDLTSLPMHERARRGIGYLPQEASIFRKLTVRDNLMAILETRKELSADAREEQLDSLLEEFNIGHIANSLGMSLSGGERRRVEIARALAAEPTFILLDEPFAGVDPISVIDIKKIVEHLKQRGIGVLITDHNVRETLSVCEHAYIVSHGELIASGDAESILSNQQVKDVYLGEQFTL
- the ptsN gene encoding PTS IIA-like nitrogen regulatory protein PtsN translates to MQISELLSPDCTKCAVEGASKKRLLETISQIVAPKLSGITRHDIFESLINRERLGSTGIGLGIAIPHGRLAKASHPVAVLLTLDEPIEFDAIDNQPVDIIFALLVPESEHENHLQTLAAVARRMNDKDCTRALRNADSDNALYQLFIGEGEDKPCN
- a CDS encoding RNA polymerase factor sigma-54 codes for the protein MRQSLQLKIGQQLTMTPQLQQAIRLLQLSSLDLQAEIQDALDNNPLLEVESEQPHDGDSTDSLHSSNKDDSQRETSDVIKTQEMPEDLPVDSTWDDTYSSPTPATGAASNGKSYDGDYEVYQGSTSESLQDHLIWQMQLSHFSEEDTAIGEAIIEAIDDNGYLTTDIEDIIESVHLPEVGEEEVCMVLKRIQHFDPVGVGARTVSECLAIQLRQLDDSTPFKLAAITLVSEHMDLLGNRDFRNIQKKLKLTENDLREVMRLIQQMHPHPGEQVAQQEVEYVIPDVAVMKKNGRWVVELNPDSVPKLKVNEEYAALSKAAKSSADSQYIKNHTQEARWFIKSLESRNETLLKVANCIVQRQQGFFEYGEEAMKPMVLNDVAEAVEMHESTISRVTTQKFLHCPRGIFELKYFFSSHVSTEGGGECSSTAIRALIKKLVAAENRSKPLSDSKIAELIAEQGIKVARRTIAKYRESLNIPSSSQRKSLL
- the lptA gene encoding lipopolysaccharide transport periplasmic protein LptA, yielding MLKRFSSLSLSFFVLIALPLTAMAQGKADFKKPMEVESSHEQFDIKNNKLVLTDNVVIRQGTLLIKADRLEASASESGEQADTFIAEGSPATYTQTLENGNDISAQANKITYFQVEQRLELSGDARISQGTSSSSGDTIVYDLAAQTISASSSDADNGRVITIFTPKTKDDKTDNENR
- the hpf gene encoding ribosome hibernation promoting factor, which translates into the protein MQINLTGHHIDITESLREYVDTKFAKLERHFDHITNVHVILNVEKTNQKAEATVHLNGGEIFADSVHDDMYAAIDGLIDKLDRQVIKHKEKMKKH
- the rapZ gene encoding RNase adapter RapZ, with the translated sequence MQLIIVSGRSGSGKTIALRVLEDLGFYCVDNLPISLLPTLVHAVMEQYSKIAISIDVRNLPEHSEELLDSLNFLPKGVEPEVLFIDADDNTLLKRFGETRRLHPLSQKELPLVDALQAERKLLEPIMERATWRLDSSDLSLHQLSEEVRERVLGRADKKLIIVFQSFGFKYGLPKDADFVFDARILPNPHWQPELKLLTGLDADVQHYFRQQPLVTKFVYQLENFLGTWLPHFQRSNRSYLTIATGCTGGQHRSVYISQQLAERFEQKSVKVQVRHRELKQHE